From Ipomoea triloba cultivar NCNSP0323 chromosome 5, ASM357664v1, the proteins below share one genomic window:
- the LOC116020959 gene encoding F-box/FBD/LRR-repeat protein At5g22700-like: MSRRKRARLCDLRVEVFNAGDFMSRLPDEILISVLSCLPLKEAVATAIFSRRWRNLWKSIAGLEFNSETILGGRDIFSKSLNTERIKYVNWVNRVIRQHNGLVIDSFKISFDLDKGSKSAIDNWVKVALSKNVKRLELDLLEYEDSIRDTMRNYTFPSKLFISRQSNMAAFTGLRFLTVLSLRCVNVSDQVLESFLLHCPLLEVLSVHGSGGLVNVKVVGLALKLNSLEIVFCLGLKTIELQDTTLSSLSYLGPAVTFIFKNVPKLEEVSVGMGRSGLENNVFGQLACCFNQLEILTLVIYRPQAIVNFSNIPELPKLKELVLKIGAFDDESLLQFTSLLQHSPHLERFVLQLIWLCPTKTRRRMLKGEAFRHESLKVVEICGYFGRPSDAEIAMYFIQNAPALQKLVIDPRNQILKHSSRPVEVEETARRYAHQQLTLRVPQGVELVIY; encoded by the exons ATGTCAAGGAGGAAAAGGGCTCGACTTTGTGATCTTCGCGTG GAAGTGTTCAACGCTGGTGATTTTATGAGTAGATTACCGGATGAAATTCTTATTTCTGTACTGTCTTGCCTGCCGTTGAAAGAGGCTGTTGCCACTGCCATCTTTTCAAGGCGGTGGAGGAACCTGTGGAAGTCCATTGCTGGATTAGAGTTTAACAGTGAAACTATATTGGGTGGAAGAGACATATTTTCAAAGTCCCTGAACACAGAAAGAATCAAGTACGTTAATTGGGTGAATCGAGTTATTAGGCAGCATAATGGCCTTGTTATCGATTCATTCAAGATTAGCTTTGATCTGGACAAGGGTTCCAAATCCGCCATTGATAACTGGGTAAAAGTTGCTCTTTCAAAGAATGTAAAGAGGCTCGAGCTGGATTTGTTAGAGTATGAAGACAGTATTCGGGATACCATGCGTAACTATACATTCCCGTCTAAGCTTTTCATTAGTAGGCAGTCCAATATGGCTGCTTTTACCGGCTTGAGGTTTCTAACAGTCCTTTCTCTGAGGTGCGTTAACGTGAGCGATCAAGTGCTGGAGTCTTTCCTTCTACACTGTCCGCTTCTTGAGGTTTTGTCAGTGCATGGCTCGGGGGGCTTGGTAAATGTGAAGGTCGTTGGTCTGGCTCTCAAGCTGAACTCCTTGGAGATTGTCTTCTGCTTGGGCTTAAAAACTATAGAGCTCCAAGACACAACTCTTTCGTCGTTGAGTTATTTGGGTCCTGCCGTTACTTTTATCTTCAAAAATGTCCCAAAACTCGAAGAGGTCTCGGTAGGGATGGGTCGTTCTGGGTTAGAGAACAATGTCTTTGGACAGCTTGCCTGCTGCTTTAATCAGCTGGAGATTCTAACTTTAGTTATCTATCGTCCACAG GCAATTGTGAATTTCTCAAATATTCCCGAACTGCCCAAACTCAAGGAGTTAGTGCTGAAAATTGGAGCATTTGATGATGAATCTCTTCTTCAGTTCACATCATTGCTGCAACACTCTCCTCATTTGGAAAGATTTGTGCTCCAG TTGATATGGCTGTGTCCAACGAAGACCAGGAGAAGGATGCTCAAGGGCGAGGCGTTTCGTCATGAGTCGCTCAAGGTTGTGGAGATTTGCGGGTATTTTGGGCGCCCTAGCGATGCTGAAATCGCGATGTACTTCATCCAGAATGCTCCTGCTCTCCAGAAATTGGTGATCGATCCCCGCAACCAGATCCTGAAGCACTCTTCTCGGCCCGTGGAGGTTGAGGAAACTGCTAGAAGATATGCCCACCAACAGCTTACGTTAAGGGTTCCACAAGGTGTGGAATTAGTAATTTACTGA